Proteins from one Bombus pyrosoma isolate SC7728 linkage group LG16, ASM1482585v1, whole genome shotgun sequence genomic window:
- the LOC122576663 gene encoding CXXC-type zinc finger protein 1-like isoform X1, translating into MSDKRQQNLSKEEIAKQFMLPERKSKIATLLKQDGQAYCICRSSDSSRFMIGCDACEEWYHGDCINITEKDAKHIKQFFCIRCREEDPTLITRYKPRRTDQEDRKYKKHKEKERAHRYEYDAPWDPTAVKKSSKRCGECTGCVRTENCGKCDACRHLKKFGPSVRLKLRCIQRTCRVLGDPLKPSKSFNKSSKFIKKRKRDSSNERNEHLEVPRHCYGPACTKQSRPGSKYCSDECGLKLATNRIYQVLPQRIQEWSLTPCIAEQNNRRQLETVRKQQQDVRRILQELDKRHAELDRIIERAKHATIDPQTEVDDNDDTEMSMYCITCGHEIHSRTAIKHMEKCFNKYESQASFGSIFKTRIEGQVMFCDFYNPVNRTYCKRLRVLCPEHCKDPKISETEVCGCPLVTNVFDTTGEFCRAPKKSCVKHYVWEKLRRAEIDMERVRQWLKIDELVEQERQIRANMATRAGVLALMLHSTYNHELMEQMTQEQNREQLEAMEEELQRRIDNQFEARDGKRRLRIDAISYRCTNMIFLTFIVPVKFTLYILSSSSFIHPLLSFIPSSFVLARSNVERKHKRYRDVPGAEWPILQGFAPVTIVARYIQGQFLFHQLRCYENSTIYFVSRMASNKTLHTSSFYAGISS; encoded by the exons ATGAGTGATAAAAGGCAACAGAATTTATCG aaagaagaaatagcaaaacaatttatgttgccagagagaaaaagcaaaattgCTACTTTATTGAAACAGGATGGACAAGCATATTGTATCTGCAGAAGTTCTGATAGCTCGCGTTTTATGAT agGATGCGATGCATGTGAAGAATGGTATCATGGTGACTGCATAAATATAACAGAGAAAGATGCCAAACATATAAAACAGTTCTTTTGTATT cgtTGCAGAGAAGAGGATCCGACTCTAATAACACGTTACAAACCTCGGAGAACAGATCAAGAAGATCGTAAATACAAGAAgcataaagagaaagaaagagcaCATCGATATGAGTATGATGCACCTTGGGATCCTACAGCAGTAAAGAAATCGTCTAAACGTTGTGGAGAATGTACAGGTTGCGTGAGAACAGAAAATTGTGGAAAGTGTGATGCATGCAG acatttaaaaaaatttgggCCATCAGTTAGATTGAAACTTAGATGTATACAGAGAACTTGCAGAGTGTTAGGTGATCCATTGAAACCATCAAAGAGCTTCAACAAAAGctcaaaatttattaagaaacgGAAAAGAGACTCCAGTAATGAAAGGAATGAACATTTGGAAGTACCACGACACTGTTATGGACCCGCTTGTACGAAACAATCTCGACCAGGTAGTAAATATTGCTCGGACGAGTGTGGCTTGAAATTAGCAACTAACAGAATTTACCAAGTGCTACCTCAACGGATTCAAGAATGGTCATTGACGCCATGTATAGCAGAGCAGAATAATAGAAGACAATTAGAAACAGTTAGGAAACAGCAGCAAGACGTTCGAAGAATACTTCAGGAGCTGGATAAGAGGCACGCAGAGTTGGACAGAATTATCGAACGCGCCAAGCACGCGACGATTGATCCTCAGACAGAAGTGGATGACAACGACGACACAGAAATGAGCATGTATTGCATTACTTGCGGCCATGAGATTCATTCGAGGACTGCTATTAAGCATATGGAAAAGTGTTTCAATAAG tacGAATCTCAAGCATCCTTCGGTTCAATCTTCAAAACTCGTATTGAAGGACAAGTAATGTTTTGTGACTTTTACAATCCTGTGAATCGAACTTATTGCAAAAGGTTAAGGGTTCTTTGCCCCGAACACTGCAAAGATCCAAAAATCAGTGAAACCGAAGTGTGTGGTTGTCCGTTGGTTACAAACGTGTTTGACACAACTGGTGAATTTTGTCGAGCGCCAAAGAAGAGCTGCGTGAAGCATTACGTTTGGGAAAAGTTGAGACGAGCAGAAATTGACATGGAGAGGGTGAGACAATGGTTGAAAATAGATGAACTCGTCGAACAAGAGAGGCAAATTAGAGCGAATATGGCTACTCGGGCTGGTGTCTTGGCTTTAATGCTTCATTCTACATATAATCATGAATTAATGGAACAAATGACGCAAGAACAAAACAGAGAACAACTAGAAGCTATGGAAGAGGAATTGCAGCGAAG GATCGATAATCAGTTCGAAGCACGAGATGGGAAACGACGTTTACGGATCGATGCAATATCATACCGCTGCACGAACATGATTTTTCTCACTTTCATCGTGCCGGTTAAGTTCACACTTTATATTCtatcctcttcttcttttattcatcCTCTTCTGTCTTTTATTCCATCTTCTTTTGTTCTTGCTCGTAGCAACGTCGAAAGGAAACACAAAAGGTATAGAGACGTCCCCGGAGCAGAGTGGCCGATTTTACAAGGATTCGCACCGGTGACGATCGTCGCGAGGTATATACAAGGACAGTTTCTCTTTCACCAACTTCGATGCTACGAGAACTCAACTATATATTTTGTCTCAAGAATGGCCTCGAATAAAACCTTACACACGAGCAGCTTCTATGCCGGAATATCAAGCTGA
- the LOC122576663 gene encoding CXXC-type zinc finger protein 1-like isoform X2, which produces MSDKRQQNLSKEEIAKQFMLPERKSKIATLLKQDGQAYCICRSSDSSRFMIGCDACEEWYHGDCINITEKDAKHIKQFFCIRCREEDPTLITRYKPRRTDQEDRKYKKHKEKERAHRYEYDAPWDPTAVKKSSKRCGECTGCVRTENCGKCDACRHLKKFGPSVRLKLRCIQRTCRVLGDPLKPSKSFNKSSKFIKKRKRDSSNERNEHLEVPRHCYGPACTKQSRPGSKYCSDECGLKLATNRIYQVLPQRIQEWSLTPCIAEQNNRRQLETVRKQQQDVRRILQELDKRHAELDRIIERAKHATIDPQTEVDDNDDTEMSMYCITCGHEIHSRTAIKHMEKCFNKYESQASFGSIFKTRIEGQVMFCDFYNPVNRTYCKRLRVLCPEHCKDPKISETEVCGCPLVTNVFDTTGEFCRAPKKSCVKHYVWEKLRRAEIDMERVRQWLKIDELVEQERQIRANMATRAGVLALMLHSTYNHELMEQMTQEQNREQLEAMEEELQRRYGLLQKEHTAE; this is translated from the exons ATGAGTGATAAAAGGCAACAGAATTTATCG aaagaagaaatagcaaaacaatttatgttgccagagagaaaaagcaaaattgCTACTTTATTGAAACAGGATGGACAAGCATATTGTATCTGCAGAAGTTCTGATAGCTCGCGTTTTATGAT agGATGCGATGCATGTGAAGAATGGTATCATGGTGACTGCATAAATATAACAGAGAAAGATGCCAAACATATAAAACAGTTCTTTTGTATT cgtTGCAGAGAAGAGGATCCGACTCTAATAACACGTTACAAACCTCGGAGAACAGATCAAGAAGATCGTAAATACAAGAAgcataaagagaaagaaagagcaCATCGATATGAGTATGATGCACCTTGGGATCCTACAGCAGTAAAGAAATCGTCTAAACGTTGTGGAGAATGTACAGGTTGCGTGAGAACAGAAAATTGTGGAAAGTGTGATGCATGCAG acatttaaaaaaatttgggCCATCAGTTAGATTGAAACTTAGATGTATACAGAGAACTTGCAGAGTGTTAGGTGATCCATTGAAACCATCAAAGAGCTTCAACAAAAGctcaaaatttattaagaaacgGAAAAGAGACTCCAGTAATGAAAGGAATGAACATTTGGAAGTACCACGACACTGTTATGGACCCGCTTGTACGAAACAATCTCGACCAGGTAGTAAATATTGCTCGGACGAGTGTGGCTTGAAATTAGCAACTAACAGAATTTACCAAGTGCTACCTCAACGGATTCAAGAATGGTCATTGACGCCATGTATAGCAGAGCAGAATAATAGAAGACAATTAGAAACAGTTAGGAAACAGCAGCAAGACGTTCGAAGAATACTTCAGGAGCTGGATAAGAGGCACGCAGAGTTGGACAGAATTATCGAACGCGCCAAGCACGCGACGATTGATCCTCAGACAGAAGTGGATGACAACGACGACACAGAAATGAGCATGTATTGCATTACTTGCGGCCATGAGATTCATTCGAGGACTGCTATTAAGCATATGGAAAAGTGTTTCAATAAG tacGAATCTCAAGCATCCTTCGGTTCAATCTTCAAAACTCGTATTGAAGGACAAGTAATGTTTTGTGACTTTTACAATCCTGTGAATCGAACTTATTGCAAAAGGTTAAGGGTTCTTTGCCCCGAACACTGCAAAGATCCAAAAATCAGTGAAACCGAAGTGTGTGGTTGTCCGTTGGTTACAAACGTGTTTGACACAACTGGTGAATTTTGTCGAGCGCCAAAGAAGAGCTGCGTGAAGCATTACGTTTGGGAAAAGTTGAGACGAGCAGAAATTGACATGGAGAGGGTGAGACAATGGTTGAAAATAGATGAACTCGTCGAACAAGAGAGGCAAATTAGAGCGAATATGGCTACTCGGGCTGGTGTCTTGGCTTTAATGCTTCATTCTACATATAATCATGAATTAATGGAACAAATGACGCAAGAACAAAACAGAGAACAACTAGAAGCTATGGAAGAGGAATTGCAGCGAAGGTACGGCTTGCTCCAAAAGGAGCACACTGCAGAATAA